The Pseudomonas sp. TH06 genome contains the following window.
CGCGGCATATGGGTACCGGCGCAACTGTCGCACGCGATGCAGATGCGGGGTCCGGTGACGCTGCACAATACCTATATCGACACTGCTGCCGCACAGCGACTCGGTTTGTCGGCGCATTGTCAGGTCGTAGACGTGTCGCCGTTGTTGCGGCAGTTGCTGTTGAAGGCAATCGAAGTGCCTGCGGGATACGTCACCGAGGGCCGCGATGGCCATCTGATGGGGTTGCTGCTGCATGAAATTGCCGCAATGCCTGCCCTGTCGCTGAATGCCCCGCTCCCCGCCGAGCCACGCCTGGCGTTGATCTGCCGCGAGTTCCTCGCCCGGCCTTCACTGGAGGTGGGGATCGATGACATGGCTCGACGCGCGGGCATGAGCCGCCGCAGTTTCACCCGCCATTTTCGGCTGCATACCGGCATAAGTTACGTCGAATGGCGCCAACAGGCCTGCCTGCTCGCGGCGATCATTTTGTTGGGGGAAGGTCAGTCGATCACAGAGGTCGCCATGGTCTTGGGTTACAGCAGCTCAAGTGCATTTGCGACAGTGTTCAAACAGGTATTGGGCGAAGTGCCGAGTCGGTATTTTGCGGGGCGGCCGCAATAAAGTGCAGCCAATAACGCACTTGATTGGGTAAGGGCACAGCCCTTTCGCACGCTTGCCGCGACGGGTTCGTGATAAAACTTACCGAATACGCAACGTTTTGCAGGAACATCATTGAATGCCCAGAAAACAACCGGTCAGTAAAGAGACCGCAACCGCCGCCGACATCGAGCGCTCGATCCAGGCCTTGAACAAAATGGCCGAACGCCTGTGGGGTGACGGTCGAGAAGCCGAGGCCAAAGCGCTTCTCGATGCACTTGATGCGTTAAATAGAGCGCTGGACCGGATCCGGATTGGCGAAAGTCGCAGGGTTGTTACCCTGCATTAAGATCGTCACTGCCGAAATGGCAGGTTCAGGGAAGAATCGATGCGCGTCTTGAAATTACTGCTGGCTGTTGTGTTGGTGCTGTGCAATTTCGACTCTACCTATGAAAAACCGCGCAGAGTCTTTACTGCGGGATTCGTCAGATTCTGCGTGATAGTGGCTCTGATGGAGGTGCTGATACTCCACCAGATTTACTACGGCCAGGGATCTTAGGGCTATGGTTTGAGGATCAACAGTGGCTCGCCTTTCTTGACGATGTAGGTCGCCAACTCTGAGCCCTTGTCCCCGCCGACATTCTTCGCGATATGCGCAACACCCTCCGGGATAAACAGCGAATCGCCAGCCTTCAGCGTCATCGGCGCCCTGCCCTCCAGTTGATATTCGAATGTACCGCTGATCACAAACGCGACCTCGACACCGGGATGCGCATGCCGTGGCGAGGTCACGCCTGGTCCGAAATCGACCCGCGCTTGAAGCACTTCGCGATCGGCGGCGCCGAGGTCCTGACGCACCAGATCGGTACGGCTCAGGCCTTGCTGCCAACTTTTGGGTTGGATGTCAGCGGCGTGTGCGACGCCGGTCAGGGACACGAGTATTGCAGCGGTTAACAGAAGCAATGGACGGCGCATGATGTTGCCCTCTTGAGCGTAAGGTTGGGGTGACCTCTACTCTGCGTGGGGCATGTATGGCGGATGTGTCGTAAAACCCGATGTTTGTTATCGGCGTGTGTATCCGACCGGCGTCGATACACGTTTATACAAACGTTTCGCGGTCTTGCTGCATCGCCAGCAACCATGTTCTCAACGCGACGATTTTTTTCGAGTCCGCTGTTTCGTGTGGCGTCACCAGATAAAACCCCAGATCGTCCTGCAAACGCAGGTCAAACGGCGCTATCAGTCTTCCCGCCCGCAGATCATCATCCACGTAGGTTGAGCGCCCGATGCAGACGCCTTGCCCGTCGATGGCGGCCTGCACCGCCATCATCGCCAGATCGAAGGTCAGCCGGGGCGCTTCGGCCAGTCGAGGGGGCTGCCCCGCCGCGCGTAACCAGAGGTTCCAGTCGTCGGCAGTCATGCCACTGACTTGCAGCATCGTGTCGTTGATCAAGTCGGCGGGCGTGCTCAGTGACTTCGTGCCGTTGAGCAATGCCGGACTGCACACCGGAAAGATCTCGTCGGACATCAAAAAATCGGCACGCAAGCCCTTCCAGTCACCTCGACCATAGCGAATCGCTGCATCAATACCGCCGTGACGAAAATCCACCAGTTCGGTAGATGAACTGACCCGTACATCGATATCGGGAAAGGCCTGTTGAAACGCCGGCAGGCGCTGCAATAGCCACTTGGACGCCACCGACACCAACGTACTGATCGCCAGCACATGGTTGTTGCGCGGCGCCAGCAACTGCTCCGTCGAATAGCGCAATTCATGAAACGCCGAGCGGACGCCCGGCAAATAGGCATGGCCGTTTTCGGTGAGCGCCAGGCCATCCTTGAGCCGCAGAAACAGCGATATGCCTAGCTCGCCTTCGAGTCGGCGGATCTGATGGCTGATTGCGGTCTGGCTGACGTGCAGCTCTTCGGCAGCCTTGGTAAAACTCATGTGGCGAGCAGCGGACTCGAAGGCTCTCAAGCCATTGAGAGAAGGCAACCTGAAAGCCATATGACGCTCCATGCGCATGAAATTTTGTCATACGCTACCACTCGAAATGACCTTTGCGATAGCTGCTGCAACGGTGGACTCTGGCGTCTTCTTTCAGCAAGGAAACGCCATGAAACTGTATTTCGCGCCGATGACCTGTTCGTTGTCGCCACACATTGTGCTGCGGGAACTCGGTCTGCCATTTGAACTGATTCGCGTGAATAACCAGACCAAGCGCACAGCCGATGGCCGCGACTTTCGCGAGATCAACTCCAAGGGTTACGTCGCTGCACTGATGCTGGATAACGGCGAGGTACTGACGGAGGGGCCGGCAATTTTGCAGTTCCTCGCCGACCAGGTTTCCGGGAACACATTGGCGCCGGCTCAAGGCACCTGGCAGCGCACGCGTTTACAGGAACACCTGAACTTCATCAGCAGCGAAATTCATGGCGGCAGCGCGCCGCTGTTCAACCGCGAGATCCCGGAAGCGGTCAAGGCAATCTTCAAGCAAACGCTGTTCAAGCGTCTGGAGTTCCTCAGCCAGCAGCTCGCTGAGCAGGATTATCTGATGGGCACATTCGGCGTGGCCGACGCTTATCTGTTTACCGTTCTGCAATGGCTGCCGGTGTTCAATATCAACATCGAGCATTGGCCGACGCTGGCGGCCTATATGAAAGGCATTGCCGAGCGCCCAAGCGTTCGCTCGGCAATCGCAGCAGAAAACGCCACACAGCCGGTCTGATCTCGCCGCGCCGCCAAGAGACGTGTATCAGCACAATGGTCGGTTTGTTGCTCATGGTCCTGCTCGTTGTCGGTACAGAGCAAACGGGCCATGTCGACGATGAATCTGTAAACTGGCGCGATCCTTACTCACTCGAACAAGAGATCAGCATGGCCAACCAAGACATCACGTTCACTCCGGATCCGGACGCCGACTCCATTTCTTCCGACGTCGCGACCTTCGGCGGGATCATGGTTTCCACCCAGATCCCGACCCGTGCCGATGGCAGCCTGGAACTGGGCGGCATCACCGAACAAAGCGAATGCACACTGCAAGCACTGAAAGTTGCCCTGGAGCGCGCCGGCAGTTCGATGGACCGGGTCATGCATCTGACCATCTACCTCACCGACATGGCTGACCGCGCGGCATTCAACGAAGTGTACAAACGCTACTTCGCCAAGCCGTGGCCTGTGCGTGCGGCAGTTGGCGTTGCCTCCCTGGCCGTTGAAGGCATGCGTGTGGAAGTGACCGCAATGGCCGCCAAGGCCTGATAGTGTAAACACCGCATCATTGTGGGAGCTGGCTTGCCAGCTCCCACAGGTTTTGGTGTCAACCATTGCATCTGTGTCTGGCACAAAACCCTGTAGGAGCTGTCGAGTGGAACGAGGCTGCGATCTTTTGATCTTTGAAAACAAGATCAAAAGATCGCAGCGTGCCGCAGCTCCTACATAGAGCAACCTTCGGGCAGCACAGGCGTGCCGGGCGCGCAATTCGCGGGTAGAATGCGCAGCTAACCGTGACAGCCTGACTAAAAAAACTATGTCCTTGCCCAAGCATCATCTGGAATTGCTCAGCCCTGCCCGCGATGTGGCCATCGCCCGTGAGGCGATCCTGCACGGCGCCGACGCCGTCTACATTGGCGGCCCGAGCTTCGGCGCCCGCCACAACGCCTGCAACGAAGTGAGCGAAATCGCCGATCTGGTGGAATTCGCCCGCAAGTATCACGCGCGAATCTTCACCACCATCAACACCATCCTGCACGACAACGAACTGGAGCCGGCGCGCAAGCTGATCCATCAGTTGTACGACGCCGGTGTCGACGCGCTGATCGTTCAGGATCTGGGCGTGATGGAGCTGGATATTCCGCCGATCGAGCTGCACGCCTCGACCCAGACCGACATCCGTACGCTGGAGCGAGCAAAATTCCTCGACCAGGCCGGTTTCTCGCAACTGGTATTGGCCCGTGAGCTGAACCTGCAAGAAATCCGCGCCATCGCCGACGAAACCGACGCCGCCATCGAATTCTTCATTCATGGCGCGTTGTGCGTGGCCTTCTCCGGCCAGTGCAACATTTCCCACGCGCAGACCGGGCGCAGTGCCAACCGTGGCGACTGCTCGCAGGCCTGCCGTTTGCCGTACACCCTTAAAGATGAAAAGGGTGGCGTGATTGCCTACGAAAAACACCTGCTGTCGATGAAAGACAACAACCAGAGCGCCAACATCCGCGCCCTGGTCGAAGCCGGCGTGCGCTCGTTCAAGATCGAAGGCCGCTACAAGGACATGGGCTATGTGAAAAACATCACGGCCTATTACCGCCAGCGCCTCGACGACGTGCTCGAAGATCGTCCGGACCTCGCCCGCGCTTCCAGCGGCCGCACCGCGCACTTCTTCCTGCCGGACCCGGAAAAGACTTTCCACCGGGGCAGCACCGACTACTTCGTGACTGATCGCAAGATCGACATCGGCGCCTTCGACTCGCCGACCTTCACCGGCCTGCCGGTGGGCACCGTCGAGAAAGTCGGCAAGCGTGACATGCAGGTCGTCACCCATGAACCGCTGTCCAACGGCGATGGCCTGAACGTGCTGGTCAAACGCGAAGTGGTCGGTTTCCGCGCCAACATCGCCGAAGCCAAAGGCGAGTTCGAAGAAGACGGCGAGAAGCGCTACCGCTACCGCGTCGAGCCGAACGAAATGCCAGAAGGCCTGTTCAAGCTGCGCCCGAGCCACCCGCTCAATCGCAACCTCGACCACAACTGGCAACAGGCGCTGCAAAAGACCTCTTCCGAGCGTCGTGTGGCCCTGAGCTGGATGGCTCGCTTACGCGAAGAACAGCTGGAAGTCACCGCCACCAGCGAAGAAGGCATCAGTGCCAGCGTCACCCTCAACGGCCCGTTCGGCGTGGCCAACAAGCCTGAGCAAGCGCTGGAACAGTTGCGTGATCTGCTCGGTCAGCTCGGCACCACGCAGTACCACGCCACCGACATCAAACTCGATGCGCCACAGGCGTTCTTCATCCCGAACTCGCAGCTCAAATCCCTGCGTCGTGAAGTGATCGAAGCCCTGACCGCCGCCCGCGTCGCCGCGCACCCGCGTGGCGGCCGCAAAGCCGAAACCAGCCCGCCGCCGGTGTACCCGGATTCGCACCTGACGTTCCTCGCCAACGTCTACAACCAGAAGGCCCGCGACTTCTATCACCGTCACGGCGTGAAGCTGATCGACGCCGCGTATGAAGCGCACGAAGAGCCAGGCGAAGTGCCGGTGATGATCACCAAGCACTGCCTGCGCTTCTCCTTCAACCTGTGCCCGAAGCAGGCCAAAGGCGTGACCGGTGTGCGCACCAAGGTCGCGCCGATGCAGTTGATCCACGGCGATGAAGTGCTGACGCTGAAGTTCGATTGCAAGCCGTGCGAGATGCACATCATCGGCAAGATGAAAGGCCACATCCTCAACCTGCCGCAACCGGGCAGCGTGGTCGGCCACATCAGCCCCGAAGACCTGATGAAAACCATCCCGCGCGCACCGCACTGAGTGCTTGGCGAGTACGGTGCTTCGGCGCCGTACTCGCCTGCCCTGCTTCGCGGCGGGACAAATCGCAGGCATAAAAAAACGCCAACTTCTTGCGAAGTTGGCGTTTTTCGATATATGGCAGGGGCGGCTGGATTCGAACCAACGCATGGCAGGATCAAAACCTGCTGCCTTACCGCTTGGCGACGCCCCTACTGCTCTTTCCAGCGCCTCGTTGAGGTTCGCTGTGAGAACGGGGCGCAATTTACCAAGGTTTTTCCGCTTTGTGAAGCGCGAAATGAAATATTTTTTGTTTTAAAACAGCGACTTATTATTTTGGCTGGATTCTGGCCACTGATCTGCTGTTTTGGCGCCGTGTATCACACTGTGTACGAACGCCGCCGCGATACATCGCCATTCAACTACGCCCCTCTTCGACACAGCCCAGATACGTCCTCGCGCTCAAATGCACTCAAGGTTTGAAGGATTCATTCAGAACCCTTGACCAAAGGCTCGCACAGGAGACGTCACCATGAAGATGGCACTGCACACCCGCAAAACCGCTTTCGGACTTTCGATGCTGGCGCTGTCGTTGTTCGGCGCTTTTGGCACGGCTCAGGCACAAACCACTGAACCTGCTGCGGTCAGCTATTCGGCGCCCTCGCCCTTCGGCCCGCTGAAACATGTGCAGGCGGGTGTGCTTGATGTGGCCTACGCCGAAACCGGCCCTGCCGATGGCCCCGTGGTGATTCTGCTGCACGGCTGGCCCTACGACATTCACAGCTACGACGAGGTCGCGCCGTTGCTGGCAGCCAAGGGTTATCGCGTGCTGATGCCGTATGCGCGGGGTTATGGCGATACGCAGTTCCTCTCAAAAGACACCCTGCGCAACGGCCAACCGGCGGCGCTGGCCAGTGACGTCATCGATTTCATGGACGCACTGAAGATCAAGCAAGCGGTGCTCGGCGGTTATGACTGGGGCGCACGTTCGGCGGACATCGTCTCGGCGCTGTGGCCGGAACGGGTCAAGGCGCTGGTCTCGGTCAGCGGCTATCTGATCGGCAACCAGGCCGCCGGCAAGAATCCGCTGCCGCCCAAGGCTGAATTGCAGTGGTGGTATCAGTTCTACTTCGCCACCGACCGTGGCCGCGACGGCTACCAGAAAAACACCCACGACTTCGCCAAGCTGATCTGGCAACTGGCGTCACCGCAGTGGAAATTCGACGACGCCACCTTCGACCGCTCCGCCAAAGCCCTGGAGAACCCGGATCACGTCGACATCACCGTGTTCAACTACCGCTGGCGTCTGGGCCTGGTACAGGGCGAAGCGAAATACGCGGCGCTGGAGCAGAAACTGGCCACCGCGCCGTCGATCAGCGTGCCGACCATCACCCTTGAAGGCGACGCCAACGGCGCACCGCACCCGGCGCCCGAGGATTACGCCAAACGCTTCACCGGCAAATACCAGTTCCGCTTGATCAACGGCGGGATTGGCCACAACCTGCCGCAGGAAGATCCGCAGGCGTTCGCCAAGGCTGTGATCGACGCCGATCACCTGTAGAAACAAAAAAGCAGTCAGCCGCAAAGGCTAACTGCTTGATTGTTTGATGGTTGGGGTTGAGGCTTGAGGGATGGTCAACTTTTGCAGATTCTTTGCCTGAACTGGCGTCATCGCGAGCAGGCGAAGGCCTACAGGAGAACGCATTCCAAATGTAGGAGTGAGCCTGCTCGCGATGACGCCCGACCAGACACCCTCAACCCCGACTAACGTGCGTAATTACTCGGTTGGCACAACAAGATCCAGCGCTTTGTTGACCGCCAACTCCCCCAACATGACCACCTGCGCAATGCCCAGCAGGGTATGGCGGTTTGATCCCTCTAGCGCCCCGGCAAAATTGCCGAGCATGACCGAGGCGGACGCCAACGACCCGCAAGCATTGGTCAGCAACGACTCGGTGTCTGCGTGCGGATTGGCCATGAACAGAGCGTTGGGCGTGTAGGGTGTTGCCACGATCGCGGCAGGCAAAAGGTAATGATCAAGCGCACGCTCGGCCGCTTCGTGGAGCTTTCTTGAATTGGGCGACGCGTACGGCGACGCCGGATCGGTGATCGGTGGTTCGGGTGTCTTGGACATCAGCTGAAACTCCAACAAGAACCGGTTCAGGTCCTTGGATAGAAAGCGTGAAGCACCGCGTTCGCGGACGCTTCCGTGCAATGAGGGGGCACGCCCCCTCACCCATCTGCACCGCGACTAGTGCGGCAAGCGCTGGTTGTCCAGGACTCGACCCACGACCAGCTCACTGAGCATGATCACCTGCTGCAGGATCAGCATCTTTCGACGCTGCGAAATGTCTATCGAATCAGCAAGTTCACGCGCCATGTCACTGGCGGAGGACAACGTTTCAGTCGCCTCGACGAGCAGCGTTTCGTCATCCACCGTCGGGTCGATGAGGTAGATCCTGCCGGTCTTGCGGGTGGGGATTGAAGTCTTCAGTGCGGAGGGATTGAGGTAGAAGTTGATGGCGCGTTCTGTGGCCTCTTTGATGTTCTGAGGTTCGAGCGCGGCGTCGTAGGGGATTGGGTCGGTTTCTGGTGGGTTGGGCGTTATTTTGAACATTTATCTAATTCCAAAAGTAGGGCCGCGCCCCTTCCCTACTAAAAGAAGGGTGGCAGCTGTGCGCAGGTTAGTAGACCGGTGGAATTAGCAAAACCGGCGCGCCCGAGAGCGCCCTGCGCACAACCGCCATCAAGTGCAGGACAAAACTTACCTGACTGAATGGGACTCGTGCGCTTACTAATTCTATCCGAGCTACTAAACCCGACCACTGATGGGCAGTGGCAGGTCAACGATAGAGCCCGAGGGGTAAGCGCACAAGCCGGCGGATTCTGGCGTATGCGTAGGCAAAGGCACAAGGATTTGTAGCCTTTTTGGCGTAACAGTTGGTGTAGGTTAAACGTGTTTGCAGAATCTTGTTTAAGCCGCGTGTCAGTCGTAAATCCTTCGCTCATTTTTTGATCGACCGGCTGCTAGTTTGGCGATTGGCTAGGCATGATGGTACTGCTCCGCTAGCCCGACTTTTATTTGCCCTGCGGCATTCAGTACGCAGGCCTGCGCTTCAACAAACACCACGCGTTCGAGTTAAAGCTTTGCAAGCAAACGGTTAAACGCACGTGAGCAGCCTCGTTGCTTTGCATCTCTGATCATCGAATCGTAAGTGGACGGTTCAAACGTTTCGCGAACCGCTTTCTTCGCTATGTCATTGAACTGCGCATTATCAAAATCACATTCTACTGTTGAAACAACATAAGAATTACGCTTGGACCACTGGTCAAATCTTATTACGATTTTTTCGTCAAAAATCAGTGCCCCATCACTTTTATCTTCGAAGAAAAAGAACTCCATACGATTCGTATCGACCTGCCCCGTTGACGTAGCAAATGGCTGCTTTCTTAAAAGCGATGTCAGCCTTACCCCACCTGCAATACCAAGACCGCCCCCCAAACTCTCGCTCGCAAAAAAATACTGCTTGAAGACAACCGTTATTTTTCTACGGAAATAAGGAACTTCGTATGCTTTCTCGAAAGAATGAAAACCAATCGGATCGCCGATCAGTTCAAAATCGGCGTTTATGAAATCCGACTCGGAAAAGCCGTTCAACCCAAAAATACCTGGCTGAAGGTTACCCGCCCCCTCTATGAACAACTCAACAAGCTGATGAAAATCAGTAGAAATCATATATTCCCTTATTTACGCGCTACCGGGTTCGTACCCGCGGCATGGTGCTCACTTAGAATGGTACCCACCTGTTTCAGTTGAGGCACACGCGAAGAGTTTGGATCTGCATCAATGCCCGCCTGTGCGGATTTCGCAAGCCGATCCACATTCATCGGTTTATCGAGGTATCTTAAAACACACTCACACGCCTTACCCCATTGAGAGTTGGGCATTGCTCGCGTTGCCTTGTCGGATGGTTCAAGTACCACATGGGTTCCTTGAGCATTCGGTATGAGGGCGATGTGCCCACCGGCTCGCGGCAAACCATCCCCGCTTACATTTACGTGAACACCTCGATTCGTCACGTCTTGCCCAGCAGTATTCGCACCTATTTTATGACCTGCGAGACCTAAAGGGTCGATGAGCAGGACGGGGTTAGCCCCATAAAAATAAAGATTCAGTCCACCCGCATAGCTGATTGGGTCTTGACTGATAAAGCGACCTACGCATGGATCATAATATCGATGCCGATTGTAATGCAGCCCCGTTTCATGATCATGGTACTGCCCTTGGAATCGAATAGGGTTAGCAATCCCCTGCTGCCTCGCCCATCCCGACCACTCCTCTGTGATATCTCCCCAAGCCTTGTACTGAGCACGCCATACGAGGTCACCGTTTTGATCGGTCAGTTCTTGAGGCGTGCCAAGATGGTCGCACTGATACCACGTCAATACATCAATGGATGGCGACACCGCTGAGTGATTCCAAAGCGGATCCTCCTCCAGGCTGTAGTCGTCGCCATAGCTGGGTAGCCCCACCAGATTGATGGAATGATTCGATATGGCCTGAGCAACCGGAATGAACGTACCCGGCTCAAACACATAGTGAATTGTGCGCCCCGTCTCGCCATCCTGCTGGGCAGCACGACTTTCCCAAGCCAGGTTATCGCCATCCCAGCCGTACAATGTGAAACCACACCCATGCTCTCGCTGCAAACGTGACTGCTCAGCGCTGTTCCACAGTGAGCCTGCTTCCGGTCGCTTCTTGTAATGCACCTTGGAGTTTTTCAGGAGTCGCCGCCCAAGTGCATCGTAGGCATATTCCACCGATAGTATGCCGTCATCAAAATGCACCAACCGATCAAGCAGGTCCCAACGCATTTGACTGGAAGCACCATCCCGCCAGCGCTTTATCTGATTACCACGCTCGTCGTATTCGTAGTGAGCGCCGGCGTACTCATGCAGCAGGTTATCGAGCAGCTTGCTGCGTGCCGGGGTCAGCTCGAGTGCCCGCCGATGCTCAGCTGTCTTCTCATCCAGCAAGTTACCCGCTGGGTCAAAGTCGAACGTCTCGACACCCAAACGACTGACTGCGCTGAGCAACCTGTTGACCGGATCATAACGGTACGACAGCTGACCACGACGCGTATCGTTGATTTCGTTCAGTTGTCCTGCTGCGTCGTAAGTGTATTCACGCTTGAGCACAACCGACTTGTCATCACTGCGCCCCAGCACTTGATCCTGCAACCGCCCAATCGGGTCCCATTTCTGAGTCTGTACTAAACGATTGCCTTGATGCCGAGCCACCTCGCGGTGCATGTCATCGCGCTCGTATCCAAGCAACTCATGCTCGTTAAGACGCAATGCCAAGAGATGGCCGCTGCCATAGGTCAACCAACTGACACGATGCCCGTCAGGGCGAATCGTAGCGACGCGCTGATTGAGCACGTCGTATTCATGTTGCCAGACAGCAACAAGTGGTTTTTCCAATCCAAGATAATGCTGATGCTCTCGCACCATATTGCCAGCGGCATCATGGAACCACTGCACACGACTGTCGGCGTTGCTCGCAAGGATCATCTTACCCCGGCCGTCATAAGCGTAATGTTCCGCCTGAGACTCATCACCAAGGGTGGCGAGACGCTCCGTCACACGCCCCATTTCGTCGTAAGCAAGCGTTACAACTCGCTCACCGATCGCGATCTTCGACAAGCGCCCGGTAGCTATGTCGTATTGATACCGAGTCAGGCGACCGTCAAACCCTGTCTCAGTCAACAAACGTCCAACAGGATCATAGAGAAATTGTGCCGAGCGCTCATTCTGATTTTCTAACGCTTGCAAGCGTCCCAAGCGATCCCAGCGATAACGCAAAGTCTGTTCGGCAGCATCCACCCGTTCAGAGATGAAACCCGCCGCCGTATAGCTCCAGTTCGTACAACGATCCAATCCATCGACATGCGCCAACAGCCGACCTTCCGCATCGTGTTCAAAACGCTCTTCCGTTTTGTCGGGGTGCTTGATCAGCGCCACGTGTCCAGACTTGTATTCATACTCGGTGCTCTGCC
Protein-coding sequences here:
- a CDS encoding transcriptional regulator GcvA; protein product: MAFRLPSLNGLRAFESAARHMSFTKAAEELHVSQTAISHQIRRLEGELGISLFLRLKDGLALTENGHAYLPGVRSAFHELRYSTEQLLAPRNNHVLAISTLVSVASKWLLQRLPAFQQAFPDIDVRVSSSTELVDFRHGGIDAAIRYGRGDWKGLRADFLMSDEIFPVCSPALLNGTKSLSTPADLINDTMLQVSGMTADDWNLWLRAAGQPPRLAEAPRLTFDLAMMAVQAAIDGQGVCIGRSTYVDDDLRAGRLIAPFDLRLQDDLGFYLVTPHETADSKKIVALRTWLLAMQQDRETFV
- a CDS encoding alpha/beta hydrolase, with protein sequence MKMALHTRKTAFGLSMLALSLFGAFGTAQAQTTEPAAVSYSAPSPFGPLKHVQAGVLDVAYAETGPADGPVVILLHGWPYDIHSYDEVAPLLAAKGYRVLMPYARGYGDTQFLSKDTLRNGQPAALASDVIDFMDALKIKQAVLGGYDWGARSADIVSALWPERVKALVSVSGYLIGNQAAGKNPLPPKAELQWWYQFYFATDRGRDGYQKNTHDFAKLIWQLASPQWKFDDATFDRSAKALENPDHVDITVFNYRWRLGLVQGEAKYAALEQKLATAPSISVPTITLEGDANGAPHPAPEDYAKRFTGKYQFRLINGGIGHNLPQEDPQAFAKAVIDADHL
- a CDS encoding U32 family peptidase, with product MSLPKHHLELLSPARDVAIAREAILHGADAVYIGGPSFGARHNACNEVSEIADLVEFARKYHARIFTTINTILHDNELEPARKLIHQLYDAGVDALIVQDLGVMELDIPPIELHASTQTDIRTLERAKFLDQAGFSQLVLARELNLQEIRAIADETDAAIEFFIHGALCVAFSGQCNISHAQTGRSANRGDCSQACRLPYTLKDEKGGVIAYEKHLLSMKDNNQSANIRALVEAGVRSFKIEGRYKDMGYVKNITAYYRQRLDDVLEDRPDLARASSGRTAHFFLPDPEKTFHRGSTDYFVTDRKIDIGAFDSPTFTGLPVGTVEKVGKRDMQVVTHEPLSNGDGLNVLVKREVVGFRANIAEAKGEFEEDGEKRYRYRVEPNEMPEGLFKLRPSHPLNRNLDHNWQQALQKTSSERRVALSWMARLREEQLEVTATSEEGISASVTLNGPFGVANKPEQALEQLRDLLGQLGTTQYHATDIKLDAPQAFFIPNSQLKSLRREVIEALTAARVAAHPRGGRKAETSPPPVYPDSHLTFLANVYNQKARDFYHRHGVKLIDAAYEAHEEPGEVPVMITKHCLRFSFNLCPKQAKGVTGVRTKVAPMQLIHGDEVLTLKFDCKPCEMHIIGKMKGHILNLPQPGSVVGHISPEDLMKTIPRAPH
- a CDS encoding DUF6124 family protein, with the translated sequence MSKTPEPPITDPASPYASPNSRKLHEAAERALDHYLLPAAIVATPYTPNALFMANPHADTESLLTNACGSLASASVMLGNFAGALEGSNRHTLLGIAQVVMLGELAVNKALDLVVPTE
- a CDS encoding cupin domain-containing protein, whose amino-acid sequence is MRRPLLLLTAAILVSLTGVAHAADIQPKSWQQGLSRTDLVRQDLGAADREVLQARVDFGPGVTSPRHAHPGVEVAFVISGTFEYQLEGRAPMTLKAGDSLFIPEGVAHIAKNVGGDKGSELATYIVKKGEPLLILKP
- the gstA gene encoding glutathione transferase GstA yields the protein MKLYFAPMTCSLSPHIVLRELGLPFELIRVNNQTKRTADGRDFREINSKGYVAALMLDNGEVLTEGPAILQFLADQVSGNTLAPAQGTWQRTRLQEHLNFISSEIHGGSAPLFNREIPEAVKAIFKQTLFKRLEFLSQQLAEQDYLMGTFGVADAYLFTVLQWLPVFNINIEHWPTLAAYMKGIAERPSVRSAIAAENATQPV
- a CDS encoding RidA family protein gives rise to the protein MANQDITFTPDPDADSISSDVATFGGIMVSTQIPTRADGSLELGGITEQSECTLQALKVALERAGSSMDRVMHLTIYLTDMADRAAFNEVYKRYFAKPWPVRAAVGVASLAVEGMRVEVTAMAAKA
- a CDS encoding helix-turn-helix transcriptional regulator, producing the protein MREITLPPYENTSHDAVVTAREYADGTLFPTHDHPRGQFAYAAKGVITVFTEQGNWVVPPQRGIWVPAQLSHAMQMRGPVTLHNTYIDTAAAQRLGLSAHCQVVDVSPLLRQLLLKAIEVPAGYVTEGRDGHLMGLLLHEIAAMPALSLNAPLPAEPRLALICREFLARPSLEVGIDDMARRAGMSRRSFTRHFRLHTGISYVEWRQQACLLAAIILLGEGQSITEVAMVLGYSSSSAFATVFKQVLGEVPSRYFAGRPQ